In a genomic window of Acropora muricata isolate sample 2 chromosome 2, ASM3666990v1, whole genome shotgun sequence:
- the LOC136903912 gene encoding fructokinase-like has translation MAIHLIGGVELGGTTCLAAIAELRNPTEMIETFETVTTTPQETLSRLSKFLKKNLAYLNAESFIAIGIASFGPIDLKKDSPTYGHITTTPKKAWRNAADVVGFFKREFGDTTPIAFETDTNAPALAEMAKIVSETNTPHKPTLAYITVGTGVGLGAVVNGAPIHGFLHPEGGHMMVPVMPGDDYAGGCEFHQGPCVEGMVHSKAIAERTGVSQAELHTIPDDHDIWEKVGYYLGIMCLNVTYILSPHVIILGGGIMKRKILYDIVRRWFKDMLRGYLDVDKFKTKEGLENYIREGTFGNSSGIIGALELARAEACKK, from the coding sequence ATGGCGATCCATCTCATCGGTGGTGTAGAGCTTGGAGGCACCACTTGCTTGGCTGCCATTGCGGAATTGAGGAATCCAACGGAAATGATTGAAACATTTGAAACAGTCACAACCACCCCACAAGAAACTTTGTCACGTCTGTCGAAATTCCTCAAGAAAAACCTTGCCTATTTGAATGCAGAGTCTTTCATCGCCATTGGAATAGCCTCGTTTGGTCCAATCGATCTGAAAAAGGATTCTCCGACATACGGACACATCACCACAACACCAAAGAAAGCCTGGAGAAATGCAGCAGATGTTGTAGGATTTTTCAAGCGTGAATTTGGTGACACTACACCGATCGCCTTTGAAACAGACACAAATGCGCCAGCATTAGcagaaatggcaaaaattgttAGCGAAACTAACACTCCCCATAAACCAACGCTGGCATACATCACAGTGGGGACCGGTGTGGGGCTGGGGGCAGTTGTCAATGGTGCGCCAATTCATGGGTTTCTGCATCCTGAAGGCGGTCACATGATGGTCCCAGTCATGCCAGGTGATGACTATGCAGGGGGATGCGAGTTTCATCAAGGTCCCTGTGTTGAGGGTATGGTGCATTCTAAGGCCATTGCAGAACGCACAGGGGTGAGCCAAGCAGAACTTCATACTATTCCTGATGACCATGATATATGGGAGAAAGTTGGTTACTATCTTGGTATTATGTGTCTTAATGTGACGTATATTCTGTCACCTCACGTAATTATTTTGGGGGGTGGTATAATGAAGCGAAAGATTCTGTATGACATTGTAAGGAGGTGGTTCAAAGACATGCTACGGGGGTACCTTGATGTtgacaaattcaaaacaaaggaaGGATTAGAGAATTATATACGGGAGGGCACATTTGGAAATTCTTCTGGAATCATTGGAGCACTTGAACTGGCAAGGGCAGAGGCTTGTAAGAAAtga